One part of the Solanum dulcamara chromosome 3, daSolDulc1.2, whole genome shotgun sequence genome encodes these proteins:
- the LOC129882957 gene encoding 60S ribosomal protein L18-2, protein MGIDLVAGGKSKNTKRTAPKSDDIYLKLLVKLYRFLTRRTDSKFNAVILKRLFMSKINKAPLSLSSLITYMKGKEDKVAVIVGTVTDDIRAYEVPSLKVTALRFTETARARIEKAGGECMTFDQLALRAPLGQNTVLLRGPKNSREAVKHFGKAPGVPHSHTKPYVRAKGRKFERARGKRNSRGYKV, encoded by the exons ATG GGTATCGATCTAGTTGCCGGAGGTAAGTCGAAGAATACTAAACGCACTGCACCAAAATCCGACGATATTTATCTCAAGCTTCTCGTCAAG TTGTACCGATTTCTTACACGGAGGACTGATAGTAAGTTCAATGCTGTGATACTGAAGAGGCTTTTCATGAGCAAGATCAATAAAGCTCCATTGTCTCTATCAAGTTTGATTACTTACATGAAGGGAAAG GAGGACAAGGTCGCTGTTATTGTCGGGACTGTTACCGATGATATTCGGGCTTATGAAGTCCCTTCACTCAAGGTTACTGCATTGAGATTTACTGAAACAGCTAGAGCTAGGATTGAGAAGGCTGGAGGAGAATGTATGACCTTTGATCAGCTCGCTCTCAGAGCCCCTCTTGGGCAGAACACG GTATTGCTTAGGGGTCCAAAGAACTCAAGGGAAGCTGTTAAGCACTTTGGTAAAGCTCCTGGTGTCCCGCACAGCCATACAAAGCCTTATGTTCGCGCAAAGGGAAGGAAATTTGAGCGAGCAAGAGGAAAAAGAAACAGCAGAGGCTACAAGGTTTGA
- the LOC129883683 gene encoding uncharacterized protein LOC129883683, protein MSVSLTRSILYLFLFFFATAVSRNEKLTAYEELQRYDFPMGILPKGVKHYELNTKTGEFSAYLNSTCSFKLENSYQLNYKPVIKGVISKGKLRKLSGVSVKVVLLWLNIVEVKRKSNNLEFSIGIASANFPIDNFEECPQCGRGLNCVDVEITVFSIVKVFGIIWYTFYQRKF, encoded by the exons ATGTCTGTGTCTTTAACAAGAAGTATTCTTTacctctttctctttttttttgccACTGCAGTTTCAAGAAATGAGAAGCTAACAGCTTATGAAGAGCTACAGCGTTATGATTTCCCAATGGGTATTCTTCCAAAAGGGGTAAAACACTATGAATTAAACACAAAAACAGGTGAATTCTCAGCTTATCTTAATTCTACTTGCAGCTTCAAATTGGAGAATTCGTATCAACTGAATTACAAGCCTGTTATAAAAGGAGTTATATCCAAAGGCAAACTTAGGAAATTGAGTGGTGTAAGTGTTAAAGTGGTGTTGCTATGGCTTAACATTGTTGAAGTTAAGAGAAAAAGTAATAATCTTGAGTTTTCAATTGGGATCGCTTCGGCGAATTTTCCGATTGACAACTTTGAGGAATGTCCACAGTGTGGGCGTGGATTGAATTGTGTTGATG TGGAAATTACTGTTTTTTCAATAGTAAAGGTATTTGGGATTATATGGTATACGTTCTACCAACGcaaattttga
- the LOC129882955 gene encoding exocyst complex component SEC15B, with product MNTSKTRRKVVPAVENGDSADKLDQVLLSAAICNGEDVGPFVRKAFASGKPETVLLHLRHFARSKESEIEDVCRAHYEDFITAVDDLRSLLSDVDSLKSSLSNSNSQLQSVAVPLLTTLDSFVEARNKCKNITLAIQSLRTCVQLVELCSRANRHLSENNFYMALKCVDSIEREFMNKTPSTTLRRMLEKQIPAIRSHIERKITKEFGDWLVEIRVVSRNLGQLAIGQASASRQREEELRIKQRQAEEQSRLSLRDCVYALEEEDDDGFNGISDDGKDGYSNGNNGMLGFDLTPLYRAYHINQTLGVEDRFKQYYFENRKLQLTSDFQVSSMTPFLESHQTFFAQIAGFFIVEDRVLRTGGGLVSKMEVENLWDTAMSKMCSVLEDQFSRMQTANHLLLIKDYVSLLGVTLRRYGYPVEALLDVLSKHRDKYHELLLSDCRKQITEALAADKFEQMYMKKEYEYSMNVLSFQLQTSNIMPAFPYVAPFSCTVPDCCRIVRSFIEDSVSFMSHGGQLDFYDVVKKYLDRLLTEVLDGALLKLINTSIGGVTQAMQMAANMAVFERACDFFFRHAAQLSGIPLRMAERGRRLFPLTKARDAAEEMLSGMLKQKVDGFLLLIENVNWMADDPLQNGNEYVHEVIIFLETLVSTAQQILPVQVLKRVFQDVLFHISEMIVGALLGESVKRFNVNAVMGLDVDIRMLESFAENQSPLLSEADASQLKAALAEARQLVNLLLSNHPENFLNPVIRERSYNALDYRKVVTISEKMKDQSDRLFGSFGTRGAKQNTKKKSLDALIKRLKDVN from the coding sequence ATGAACACGTCGAAGACGCGCCGGAAAGTTGTTCCGGCGGTAGAAAACGGAGACTCCGCCGACAAACTTGACCAGGTCCTCCTATCCGCCGCCATCTGCAACGGTGAAGACGTTGGGCCTTTCGTGCGCAAGGCTTTTGCTTCCGGTAAGCCGGAGACAGTCCTTCTTCACCTCCGCCACTTTGCTCGATCCAAGGAATCTGAAATCGAGGATGTCTGTAGAGCACACTACGAGGACTTCATCACCGCCGTCGACGATCTCCGATCTCTGCTCTCCGATGTTGATTCTCTCAAATCGTCTCTATCGAACTCAAACAGTCAACTTCAGTCCGTCGCTGTGCCTTTGCTGACCACTCTTGACTCCTTCGTCGAAGCTCGAAACAAATGCAAAAACATTACTCTTGCTATCCAATCCCTTCGGACTTGCGTGCAGCTTGTCGAGCTTTGTTCCCGAGCCAATCGTCATCTTTCAGAGAACAATTTCTATATGGCGTTGAAATGTGTGGACTCGATTGAGAGAGAGTTTATGAACAAAACACCGTCTACTACTCTCCGGCGAATGCTTGAGAAGCAGATCCCTGCTATTCGTTCGCATATTGAACGGAAAATCACCAAAGAGTTCGGCGATTGGCTTGTTGAGATCCGTGTAGTTAGCCGAAATTTAGGGCAACTAGCTATCGGACAAGCATCAGCATCGAGACAGAGAGAAGAAGAGCTCAGAATCAAGCAACGACAAGCTGAGGAGCAGAGTAGACTCAGTCTTCGGGATTGTGTTTAtgctcttgaagaagaagacgaTGACGGATTCAATGGGATCAGTGATGACGGAAAGGATGGTTACAGCAATGGCAATAATGGAATGTTAGGGTTTGATTTGACGCCGTTGTATAGGGCTTATCACATAAACCAAACTCTTGGAGTTGAAGATCGATTCAAGCAGTACTATTTTGAGAATCGCAAGCTTCAATTGACTTCAGATTTTCAGGTATCTTCAATGACACCCTTTCTTGAATCTCACCAGACATTTTTTGCGCAAATTGCTGGTTTTTTCATTGTGGAAGATCGAGTTTTGAGGACTGGTGGAGGGTTGGTTTCTAAAATGGAGGTGGAGAATTTATGGGACACTGCTATGAGTAAAATGTGTTCTGTTTTGGAAGATCAATTTTCTAGAATGCAAACTGCGAATCATTTGTTATTAATCAAGGACTATGTGAGTTTGCTTGGTGTCACATTGCGTAGATACGGATACCCTGTGGAAGCTTTGCTAGATGTCTTGAGCAAGCACAGGGATAAGTATCACGAGCTCCTGTTGTCTGATTGTCGAAAGCAGATAACTGAGGCTCTTGCTGCAGATAAATTTGAGcaaatgtatatgaaaaaggaATATGAGTATTCCATGAATGTGTTATCATTCCAGTTACAGACTTCAAATATTATGCCTGCATTTCCTTATGTTGCACCATTTTCGTGCACGGTGCCTGATTGCTGTAGAATTGTGCGGTCGTTTATTGAGGACTCAGTTAGTTTCATGTCACATGGTGGTCAGCTTGATTTCTATGATGTAGTGAAGAAGTACTTGGATCGGCTTTTAACTGAAGTCCTAGATGGAGCCCTTTTGAAACTCATTAATACATCTATCGGTGGTGTTACCCAAGCAATGCAGATGGCAGCTAACATGGCTGTGTTTGAACGTGCTTGTGATTTTTTCTTTCGTCATGCTGCACAGCTTTCAGGGATTCCATTGAGAATGGCAGAGAGGGGAAGGAGACTGTTCCCTTTGACTAAAGCCCGTGATGCTGCTGAAGAGATGCTTTCAGGTATGCTTAAGCAAAAGGTTGATGGGTTCCTTTTGTTGATTGAGAATGTGAATTGGATGGCCGATGATCCTCTGCAGAATGGAAATGAATATGTGCACGAGgtgattatttttcttgaaacgCTAGTTTCTACTGCCCAGCAGATATTGCCTGTTCAGGTTCTCAAGAGAGTTTTTCAAGATGTTCTGTTTCATATATCAGAGATGATTGTTGGGGCTTTACTAGGGGAATCAGTTAAAAGGTTCAACGTGAATGCTGTTATGGGTCTTGATGTAGATATCCGGATGTTGGAATCATTTGCTGAAAACCAATCTCCTCTCTTATCTGAGGCAGATGCTAGTCAGTTGAAAGCAGCATTGGCCGAGGCCAGGCAGTTGGTTAATCTACTCTTGAGCAATCACCCAGAAAATTTCCTGAATCCAGTTATTAGAGAGAGAAGTTATAATGCGTTGGACTACCGCAAAGTTGTTACTATCTCAGAAAAGATGAAGGATCAATCTGACAGGCTTTTTGGGTCCTTTGGTACAAGGGGAGCTAAGCAGAACACTAAAAAGAAATCTCTTGATGCATTGATAAAAAGATTGAAGGATGTTAACTGA